CTTTTTCTTTTAATTTTACTCTAACATTCTGTTTTTGAAGGCGCATAACAAGGTAAACACCATATATAATAATGTATAAAATCACACGCTCATATGCTCCCCTTCTTACACTCAATGTTATGTAATGTATGAAACAATTAAGATAAAATACATATGACCATCTATGTAGTGCTTTCCACTTTTTAAACTTCATACGTTTTTTCACCTTGTCTATAGATGTTATGCCAAGTATGATCAGTAATACGGTATTGATAACGCCACTCCATGTCATCAGTTGGGATGAAATATAAATCTCACCTGATATCAATTGAGCGATTCCATATGGCGCTGATAAAACAGCATATATAAGTGTATGTGGTAAGTACAAAATAGTTGCTATAATAGAAAGTTCCGTTCTAGCTGACATCAGTTTTTTTTGCAAAAAATTACCCGATGGCAAAGCGCCTGCAAACATAACTGCAATAAATAGACTAGCCGGTAAATAACCACTGATTACTGATCTAACAACACGCACCCACGGTGTTGCCAAAGAAACCTCTAACATGTGTGTAAAAAACATTCCACCTAACACCAAACTTAAGAGCGAAAAAACTCCCGCAATGACATAAGACATTTTCTTTTGTTTTTTTATAAAGGAGTGTCCATATACCGCAAGTATTCCTGTAAAGATAAGTGAACCTATAAGTTCTAAAGATCCTTCTAAAAAAATTTCATTATTCATATTCTTCCTCCTAAGTATACACCTTGATTATTTGATTGTGATTCTCATTTTCATATCAATGTATAATATTAAAACAAATTACCTCTTTTGTCAAGAGATTTCGATATTTTTTTCTAATATTTGCTAATCATTATACCCCTCTTTCGCTACAATGAGTGGTTGTATTTTGAGGAATTGTAACAAATATATCCTTTCACCCATCCCTTATCCTATGAAAAGCAGCTTTTTTAAACGTTGTATCATTACGCTTGTATTCCTTTTATATTGTTTTCTTTAAATTTATTATTCCATAACACTCAACTTTTTCCAAAATACATATAGACATTTATCTATATGTGGTGTATACTGCATATAGATGATTATCTATCTGTTATAAGGAGGTACTATATGGAAGATAATTTTAGCAATTATGCTTTACTATTTAAAGCTTTATCCGATGAGACAAGGTTACGAATCATTGCCATGTTAGATTCTAAGGAGTTGTGTGCTTGTAATATTTTAGAGGCGTTTGATATTACACAACCTACGCTTTCTTACCATATGCGAATATTAACAAAATCCGGAATTGTAAACAGCAGAAAAAATGGTTCTTGGATGCATTATAGCTTAGACAAGAATATACTATTACAAATCAAAAATTTTATTGGACAATTAGATAAAAATCTAATATAACGTAGGAGGTGCTTTATGGGCATATTATCAAATCTTTGGACTTTTATCCAAACTCAAATACTCGGGATGCAATGGCTTAATGATTTAGTAGCTTTTTTATTAGACACTATGGGACTGGATACCACAAGTAGACTGGGTTCAAGTTTGCAATTTTTTATATACGATGTTATTAAAATACTTATTTTATTATGTGTTCTTATATTTCT
The genomic region above belongs to Natranaerovirga hydrolytica and contains:
- a CDS encoding ferric reductase-like transmembrane domain-containing protein; the encoded protein is MNNEIFLEGSLELIGSLIFTGILAVYGHSFIKKQKKMSYVIAGVFSLLSLVLGGMFFTHMLEVSLATPWVRVVRSVISGYLPASLFIAVMFAGALPSGNFLQKKLMSARTELSIIATILYLPHTLIYAVLSAPYGIAQLISGEIYISSQLMTWSGVINTVLLIILGITSIDKVKKRMKFKKWKALHRWSYVFYLNCFIHYITLSVRRGAYERVILYIIIYGVYLVMRLQKQNVRVKLKEKAKASFA
- a CDS encoding ArsR/SmtB family transcription factor, producing MEDNFSNYALLFKALSDETRLRIIAMLDSKELCACNILEAFDITQPTLSYHMRILTKSGIVNSRKNGSWMHYSLDKNILLQIKNFIGQLDKNLI